A single Dermacentor variabilis isolate Ectoservices chromosome 9, ASM5094787v1, whole genome shotgun sequence DNA region contains:
- the LOC142557228 gene encoding solute carrier family 22 member 6-like yields MPRSMSGTPNRIKKGPAIRGLKELSSEPATSGAQDRDVDGTQPQQQLEGGTTIYGHGDFQRLLCCFVVLTLMVLHCHSQSSSLVARPVDHWCRPPSKFADLSTARWKNVGVPVDDAGSPSECLAYVRPGHQPNDTETVECDAWDYDAAQARRSARSFWNLVCHRTWLLSLANAVYMSGALFIVPVAGCLADTYGRKLVIASGVAVLLLSTVCTCLTRSYWLYLATRFVSSACASTVFVVALILLYEVVPLAYRVFYVGISCSLGVFLVDVFLLILAAFPLSWTVLQVVILSPTVLLVLATCAVHESPAWLLVLCRVDEAEAVMLEAARVNDVHRVTARQAMQRLRADINRSEGTSSPAAAPGAGARGARMAGVFVVTFTLMLGFYGLTWSSRMRKDATISIVSVVLSAPSYVFMYLALMTWGRLQFLVAAMTLLGGTCLLFAVAISANPRVVGDALLVVAQCCARVLAPANFLYVAELFPTRVRSTALCGAYACGRLGAVAASALAMLEDVGREDLGFAVVGSAVFGGVAVLLRLPETSRGITDVRKASGTDRDVLRVMQETLDSVPPRTRRKRRHRTSKTRP; encoded by the exons ATGCCTAGGAGCATGAGCGGCACTCCCAACAGGATAAAGAAAGGCCCAGCGATCCGGGGCCTGAAGGAACTGTCGAGCGAGCCCGCGACCAGCGGCGCACAGGACCGCGACGTCGACGGCACGCAACCCCAGCAGCAGCTGGAGGGCGGCACCACCATCTACGGCCACGGTGACTTCCAGCGTCTCCTCTGTTGCTTCGTCGTGCTGACGCTCATGGTGCTGCACTGCCACAGCCAGTCGTCTTCCCTGGTTGCTCGACCCGTGGACCACTGGTGCCGACCGCCCTCGAAGTTCGCCGACCTTTCCACCGCCCGCTGGAAGAACGTCGGCGTTCCCGTCGACGACGCGGGGAGCCCCAGCGAGTGCCTCGCGTACGTCCGTCCGGGTCACCAGCCGAACGACACCGAGACCGTCGAGTGCGACGCGTGGGACTACGACGCCGCTCAAGCGCGCCGGTCGGCGAGGAGCTTCTGGAACCTGGTGTGCCACCGGACGTGGTTGCTGTCCCTGGCCAACGCGGTCTACATGAGCGGTGCCCTGTTCATTGTGCCGGTCGCCGGGTGCCTGGCGGACACGTACGGGCGCAAGCTCGTCATCGCGTCGGGCGTCGCGGTGCTACTGCTGAGTACCGTGTGCACTTGCCTGACGCGCTCCTACTGGCTTTACCTGGCGACCAGGTTCGTGAGTTCGGCCTGCGCCAGCACCGTCTTCGTTGTCGCCCTGATTCTCCTCTACGAAGTGGTGCCGCTCGCCTACCGCGTCTTCTACGTGGGCATCTCCTGCTCGCTGGGCGTCTTCCTGGTCGACGTGTTCCTGCTGATTCTGGCGGCGTTCCCGCTCTCCTGGACCGTGCTGCAGGTGGTCATCTTGTCGCCGACGGTGCTGCTGGTGCTCGCGACGTGCGCCGTGCACGAGTCTCCCGCCTGGCTGCTGGTGCTGTGCCGGGTCGACGAGGCCGAGGCGGTCATGCTCGAGGCGGCCAGGGTGAACGACGTGCACCGGGTCACGGCCAGGCAGGCCATGCAGAGGCTCCGCGCCGACATCAACCGCAGCGAGGGCACCTCGTCGCCCGCGGCCGCGCCCGGCGCGGGAGCCAGGGGCGCCCGCATGGCCGGAGTGTTCGTCGTGACGTTCACGCTGATGCTGGGTTTCTACGGCCTCACCTGGTCTAGCAGGATGCGCAAGGACGCGACAATAAGCATCGTGTCCGTCGTCCTGTCTGCGCCTTCATACGTGTTCATGTACCTGGCGCTCATGACCTGGGGCAG GCTCCAGTTCCTCGTGGCCGCCATGACCCTGCTGGGCGGCACCTGCCTCCTCTTCGCCGTCGCCATCTCGGCCAATCCGCGCGTGGTGGGCGACGCCCTGCTGGTCGTGGCGCAGTGTTGCGCGCGCGTCCTGGCTCCGGCCAACTTCCTGTACGTGGCCGAGCTGTTCCCGACGCGCGTGCGCAGCACCGCCCTGTGCGGCGCCTACGCGTGCGGCCGGCTGGGCGCCGTGGCCGCCTCGGCGCTCGCCATGCTCGAGGACGTGGGCCGCGAGGACCTCGGCTTCGCCGTCGTCGGCTCGGCGGTGTTCGGCGGCGTCGCCGTGCTCCTGCGACTGCCCGAGACGAGCCGCGGCATCACCGACGTCCGCAAAGCGAGCGGCACCGATAGGGACGTGCTCAGGGTGATGCAGGAGACGCTGGACTCGGTTCCGCCCCGAACGAGGCGCAAGAGGAGACACAGAACGTCCAAGACGAGGCCGTAG